One Cydia fagiglandana chromosome 11, ilCydFagi1.1, whole genome shotgun sequence genomic region harbors:
- the LOC134669059 gene encoding uncharacterized protein LOC134669059, protein MPGRGFPQVKHEPASEDDDSQYAHGYLTNQGSESLEELAPPAPAGPAATPVAVKQEPAEPAVVLETLAPAPHSDTLVCSKGVQGCQGSESLEELAPPAPAGPAATPIAVKQEPAEPAVVLETLAPAPHSDTLGAMLIDRHKTLPGANDADSMDFMPLLTVKDEPLSEGEQHHLSGSDTSDSSTQPEPPRGSPKNWTQQDMELALEALRTHNMSLTKASATYGIPSTTLWQRAHRLGIDTPKKEGASKSWSEEDLRGALHALRSGAISANKASKAYGIPSSTLYKIARREGIRLAAPFNAAPTAWRRADLERALASIRCGAASVQRAASQFGIPTGTLYGRCKREGIELSRSNPTPWSEDAMGEALEAVRVGQMSINQAAIHYNLPYSSLYGRFKRCKYQSPQAMPQQNMPEMEMEPQQAQMYYQHQVPMPEEYHQSYMTEPEAIHAPVIQEPYGMYYQGCSSSIATS, encoded by the exons ATGCCTGGCCGCGGTTTTCCGCAGGTCAAGCACGAACCGGCCTCCGAGGACGACGACTCGCAGTACGCTCACGGCTACCTCACCAATCAG GGTTCGGAAAGTCTGGAGGAGCTAgcgccgccggcgccggcggGGCCCGCCGCCACGCCGGTCGCGGTCAAGCAAGAGCCCGCCGAGCCCGCTGTCGTGCTGGAGACGCTCGCACCAGCGCCGCACTCGGACACGCTGGTATGTAGTAAGGGGGTGCAGGGTTGTCAGGGTTCGGAGAGTCTGGAGGAGCTAgcgccgccggcgccggcggGGCCCGCCGCCACGCCGATCGCGGTCAAGCAGGAGCCCGCCGAGCCCGCTGTCGTGCTGGAGACGCTCGCACCAGCGCCGCACTCGGACACGCTG GGTGCCATGCTCATTGATAGACACAAGACGCTGCCCGGCGCGAACGATGCTGACTCCATGGATTTCATGCCTCTCCTTACTGTTAAAGACGAACCTCTCTCTGAAGGAG AGCAACACCACCTGAGTGGGTCAGACACGAGTGATTCCAGCACCCAGCCGGAGCCGCCTCGCGGCAGCCCTAAAAACTGGACGCAGCAAGACATGGAACTGGCTCTTGAGGCCCTGCGGACGCACAACATGAGCCTTACTAAG GCGTCAGCCACATACGGCATCCCGTCAACAACGCTGTGGCAGCGCGCGCACCGGCTCGGCATCGACACGCCCAAGAAGGAAGGCGCGTCCAAGTCCTGGAGTGAAGAGGATCTTCGCGGCGCCCTTCACGCGCTGCGGTCCGGAGCTATTTCTGCCAATAAGGCCAGCAAGGCTTACG GCATTCCAAGCAGCACTCTCTACAAGATCGCGCGGCGTGAGGGCATCCGCCTGGCGGCTCCGTTCAACGCGGCGCCCACGGCGTGGCGGAGGGCTGACTTAGAGCGGGCGCTGGCCTCCATCCGCTGCGGAGCGGCGTCTGTGCAGCGAGCGGCTTCGCAGTTTGGCATACCTACAG GCACGCTGTACGGGCGATGCAAGCGTGAAGGGATCGAGCTGTCACGGTCTAACCCTACGCCCTGGTCTGAAGACGCAATGGGAGAGGCCTTGGAAGCTGTTAG GGTAGGACAAATGTCAATAAACCAAGCAGCCATCCACTATAATCTGCCTTATTCGTCACTCTACGGACGGTTCAAGAGGTGCAAATATCAA aGTCCTCAAGCAATGCCCCAGCAGAACATGCCGGAGATGGAGATGGAACCCCAACAAGCCCAGATGTACTATCAGCACCAAGTGCCCATGCCCGAGGAATATCATCAGAGCTACATGACGGAACCTGAAGCCATACATGCCCCTGTCATTCAGGAGCCCTATGGGATGTACTATCAAG GTTGCAGCAGCAGTATCGCGACGAGTTGA
- the LOC134669087 gene encoding B-cell CLL/lymphoma 6 member B protein-like isoform X4, which translates to MDDDQQFCLRWNNHQSTLVSVFDTLLEKGIHVDCTLAAEGQTLKAHKVVLSACSPYFENVLSQQYDKHPIIILKDVKYAELRAMMDYMYRGEVNISQDQLAALLKAAESLQIKGLSDNKPSRPPSRPAQAAPAHPPRAPSPPPQVRDGSIDSREGSISPTRRRKKARRMSVEVPAPVPQPTEIHGNGEEPPCKEENARDGVEDLTLDEEAEEPPAVAHNDVVRNFQWHMERSQDEIMNSSDSVRDSQERPIKLINDLHYAKTPFPLTRGCLKSSELVKAIGLEIKQEQAAIENMVVKRTYKKRGRKPLKRESEAMPPKKRGRKPIHADKDSHYSCSTCKKLYKYRRNKLRHEKYECVTGPQFGCDKCGKKYSQKKTLTCHIAHKHPNWLQEYQEMFKKVRKEEKP; encoded by the exons ATGGACGACGACCAGCAGTTCTGCCTGCGCTGGAACAACCATCAGTCCACGCTGGTGTCGGTGTTCGACACACTCCTAGAGAAAGGCATTCACGTGGACTGTACCCTCGCGGCCGAGGGCCAGACGCTAAAGGCGCACAAAGTCGTCCTGTCAGCGTGCAGTCCCTATTTCGAG AATGTACTATCACAGCAATATGACAAGCATCCAATAATCATCTTAAAAGATGTGAAATATGCAGAGCTAAGAGCCATGATGGACTATATGTACCGAGGAGAGGTGAACATCTCGCAGGACCAGTTGGCCGCCTTACTCAAGGCTGCAGAGTCCCTGCAAATCAAGGGCCTCTCTGACAACAAGCCGTCCCGACCGCCGTCGCGCCCTGCACAGGCTGCCCCAGCACACCCGCCTCGCGCTCCGTCTCCACCACCACAg GTGCGAGACGGTAGCATAGACAGTCGCGAAGGGTCCATAAGCCCGACCCGCCGCCGGAAGAAAGCGCGGCGCATGTCCGTGGAAGTCCCCGCGCCTGTACCGCAACCCACAGAAATCCATGGAAATGGAGAGGAGCCCCCTTGCAAGGAGGAGAACGCAAGAGATGGTGTTGAGGATCTCACGCTGGACGAGGAGGCCGAGGAGCCCCCAGCCGTGGCACATAACGACGTCGTACGCA ATTTTCAATGGCATATGGAAAGATCTCAGGATGAAATCATGAATTCAAGTGACAGTGTTCGAGACTCGCAAG AACGACCCATAAAACTCATTAACGACCTACATTACGCAAAAACCCCTTTCCCATTAACTCGAGGGTGTCTTAAGAGCTCAGAACTTGTGAAAGCAATAGGACTAGAAATTAAACAGGAACAAGCAGCAATAGAGAACATGGTCGTTAAGAGAACATACAAAAAGAGAGGAAGGAAACCTTTAAAGAGGGAATCGGAAGCGATGCCTCCTAAAAAAAGGGGAAGAAAACCAATACATGCCGACAAAGATAGTCATTATTCTTGCTCTACCTGTAAAAAACTGTACAAGTATAGAAGAAATAAACTGAGGCACGAAAAGTATGAATGTGTAACGGGTCCTCAATTTGGCTGTGACAAATGTGGTAAAAAATACTCACAAAAGAAAACATTGACATGTCATATTGCTCATAAACATCCTAATTGGCTGCAAGAGTACcaagaaatgtttaaaaaagttaGGAAAGAAGAAAAACCGTGA
- the LOC134669087 gene encoding longitudinals lacking protein-like isoform X2 has protein sequence MDDDQQFCLRWNNHQSTLVSVFDTLLEKGIHVDCTLAAEGQTLKAHKVVLSACSPYFENVLSQQYDKHPIIILKDVKYAELRAMMDYMYRGEVNISQDQLAALLKAAESLQIKGLSDNKPSRPPSRPAQAAPAHPPRAPSPPPQVRDGSIDSREGSISPTRRRKKARRMSVEVPAPVPQPTEIHGNGEEPPCKEENARDGVEDLTLDEEAEEPPAVAHNDVVRNFQWHMERSQDEIMNSSDSVRDSQEPHKEGLPSALLSACIQVTNILKPPMMPKHPLDSLAAIPDDLKAHLLQQAFLQNNNAPKREELDSEEYDDTDDIVLPEDTEAFYDHSVPGDEHEENKEVKYARRDGNSSDDASRQFECRHCGKKYRWKSTLRRHENVECGGKAPAHQCPYCSYKAKQRGNLGVHIRKHHNNEWYIYASNKVRRNKKTSI, from the exons ATGGACGACGACCAGCAGTTCTGCCTGCGCTGGAACAACCATCAGTCCACGCTGGTGTCGGTGTTCGACACACTCCTAGAGAAAGGCATTCACGTGGACTGTACCCTCGCGGCCGAGGGCCAGACGCTAAAGGCGCACAAAGTCGTCCTGTCAGCGTGCAGTCCCTATTTCGAG AATGTACTATCACAGCAATATGACAAGCATCCAATAATCATCTTAAAAGATGTGAAATATGCAGAGCTAAGAGCCATGATGGACTATATGTACCGAGGAGAGGTGAACATCTCGCAGGACCAGTTGGCCGCCTTACTCAAGGCTGCAGAGTCCCTGCAAATCAAGGGCCTCTCTGACAACAAGCCGTCCCGACCGCCGTCGCGCCCTGCACAGGCTGCCCCAGCACACCCGCCTCGCGCTCCGTCTCCACCACCACAg GTGCGAGACGGTAGCATAGACAGTCGCGAAGGGTCCATAAGCCCGACCCGCCGCCGGAAGAAAGCGCGGCGCATGTCCGTGGAAGTCCCCGCGCCTGTACCGCAACCCACAGAAATCCATGGAAATGGAGAGGAGCCCCCTTGCAAGGAGGAGAACGCAAGAGATGGTGTTGAGGATCTCACGCTGGACGAGGAGGCCGAGGAGCCCCCAGCCGTGGCACATAACGACGTCGTACGCA ATTTTCAATGGCATATGGAAAGATCTCAGGATGAAATCATGAATTCAAGTGACAGTGTTCGAGACTCGCAAG AGCCGCACAAGGAGGGGCTGCCGTCCGCGTTGCTGTCG GCCTGCATCCAGGTCACCAACATCCTCAAGCCCCCCATGATGCCCAAGCATCCTCTAGACTCGTTGGCCGCCATTCCCGACGACCTGAAAGCCCATCTACTGCAACAGGCCTTTTTGCAGAATAACAATGCGCCAAAACGCGAGGAGCTAGATTCTGAGGAATACGACGATACGGACGACATCGTCCTGCCTGAGGACACTGAGGCCTTCTACGACCACTCCGTGCCGGGCGACGAGCACGAAGAAAACAAAGAGGTGAAATATGCGCGCCGCGATGGTAACAGCTCGGACGACGCGAGCCGTCAGTTTGAGTGCCGGCATTGCGGTAAGAAGTATCGCTGGAAGTCGACATTGCGTCGTCATGAGAACGTAGAATGTGGGGGCAAAGCCCCGGCTCATCAGTGTCCGTATTGCTCCTACAAGGCCAAACAGAGAGGCAATCTTGGCGTTCATATTCGTAAGCACCACAACAACGAGTGGTACATCTACGCCAGTAACAAAGTCAGGCGTAACAAAAAAACTTCAATCTAG
- the LOC134669087 gene encoding longitudinals lacking protein-like isoform X3, which yields MDDDQQFCLRWNNHQSTLVSVFDTLLEKGIHVDCTLAAEGQTLKAHKVVLSACSPYFENVLSQQYDKHPIIILKDVKYAELRAMMDYMYRGEVNISQDQLAALLKAAESLQIKGLSDNKPSRPPSRPAQAAPAHPPRAPSPPPQVRDGSIDSREGSISPTRRRKKARRMSVEVPAPVPQPTEIHGNGEEPPCKEENARDGVEDLTLDEEAEEPPAVAHNDVVRNFQWHMERSQDEIMNSSDSVRDSQGLILPNRVVTRSKKVVEEPPTATTFAVLKNVTSPNSLIMPEETKENKRQPAKQTPKPPTTPKAPKPEPEPKSEPKTTKKESRYNIFPRTDPPANLPCAQYKTEANKYKCPNCQRLYNARKNLVRHITLECRREPQYKCPYCSYSKHRRNELKKHLERKHPEHRPPRSPSPPRDPAPLSTPIRVE from the exons ATGGACGACGACCAGCAGTTCTGCCTGCGCTGGAACAACCATCAGTCCACGCTGGTGTCGGTGTTCGACACACTCCTAGAGAAAGGCATTCACGTGGACTGTACCCTCGCGGCCGAGGGCCAGACGCTAAAGGCGCACAAAGTCGTCCTGTCAGCGTGCAGTCCCTATTTCGAG AATGTACTATCACAGCAATATGACAAGCATCCAATAATCATCTTAAAAGATGTGAAATATGCAGAGCTAAGAGCCATGATGGACTATATGTACCGAGGAGAGGTGAACATCTCGCAGGACCAGTTGGCCGCCTTACTCAAGGCTGCAGAGTCCCTGCAAATCAAGGGCCTCTCTGACAACAAGCCGTCCCGACCGCCGTCGCGCCCTGCACAGGCTGCCCCAGCACACCCGCCTCGCGCTCCGTCTCCACCACCACAg GTGCGAGACGGTAGCATAGACAGTCGCGAAGGGTCCATAAGCCCGACCCGCCGCCGGAAGAAAGCGCGGCGCATGTCCGTGGAAGTCCCCGCGCCTGTACCGCAACCCACAGAAATCCATGGAAATGGAGAGGAGCCCCCTTGCAAGGAGGAGAACGCAAGAGATGGTGTTGAGGATCTCACGCTGGACGAGGAGGCCGAGGAGCCCCCAGCCGTGGCACATAACGACGTCGTACGCA ATTTTCAATGGCATATGGAAAGATCTCAGGATGAAATCATGAATTCAAGTGACAGTGTTCGAGACTCGCAAG GACTGATATTGCCGAACAGAGTGGTGACTCGTAGTAAAAAAGTGGTGGAAGAGCCTCCGACCGCGACCACATTCGCAGTATTGAAGAACGTTACCTCGCCCAACTCGCTCATCATGCCCGAGGAGACTAAAGAAAACAAGCGACAGCCGGCCAAGCAAACTCCTAAGCCGCCGACCACCCCTAAAGCTCCCAAGCCCGAGCCCGAGCCGAAATCCGAaccgaaaactacgaaaaaagAGTCTCGCTACAACATCTTCCCCCGGACCGACCCGCCCGCCAACTTACCTTGCGCGCAATACAAGACGGAGGCCAACAAATACAAATGCCCCAACTGCCAGCGCCTGTACAACGCGCGCAAGAACCTCGTCCGCCACATAACGCTGGAGTGCCGCCGCGAGCCGCAGTACAAGTGCCCGTACTGCTCGTACAGCAAGCACCGCCGCAACGAGCTGAAGAAGCACCTGGAGCGCAAGCACCCCGAGCACCGCCCGCCGCGCTCGCCCTCCCCGCCGCGCGACCCCGCGCCCCTCTCCACGCCCATCCGCGTCGAGTGA
- the LOC134669087 gene encoding longitudinals lacking protein-like isoform X1 — MDDDQQFCLRWNNHQSTLVSVFDTLLEKGIHVDCTLAAEGQTLKAHKVVLSACSPYFENVLSQQYDKHPIIILKDVKYAELRAMMDYMYRGEVNISQDQLAALLKAAESLQIKGLSDNKPSRPPSRPAQAAPAHPPRAPSPPPQVRDGSIDSREGSISPTRRRKKARRMSVEVPAPVPQPTEIHGNGEEPPCKEENARDGVEDLTLDEEAEEPPAVAHNDVVRNFQWHMERSQDEIMNSSDSVRDSQEPHKEGLPSALLSLLSAQAQPGLAALVPACIQVTNILKPPMMPKHPLDSLAAIPDDLKAHLLQQAFLQNNNAPKREELDSEEYDDTDDIVLPEDTEAFYDHSVPGDEHEENKEVKYARRDGNSSDDASRQFECRHCGKKYRWKSTLRRHENVECGGKAPAHQCPYCSYKAKQRGNLGVHIRKHHNNEWYIYASNKVRRNKKTSI; from the exons ATGGACGACGACCAGCAGTTCTGCCTGCGCTGGAACAACCATCAGTCCACGCTGGTGTCGGTGTTCGACACACTCCTAGAGAAAGGCATTCACGTGGACTGTACCCTCGCGGCCGAGGGCCAGACGCTAAAGGCGCACAAAGTCGTCCTGTCAGCGTGCAGTCCCTATTTCGAG AATGTACTATCACAGCAATATGACAAGCATCCAATAATCATCTTAAAAGATGTGAAATATGCAGAGCTAAGAGCCATGATGGACTATATGTACCGAGGAGAGGTGAACATCTCGCAGGACCAGTTGGCCGCCTTACTCAAGGCTGCAGAGTCCCTGCAAATCAAGGGCCTCTCTGACAACAAGCCGTCCCGACCGCCGTCGCGCCCTGCACAGGCTGCCCCAGCACACCCGCCTCGCGCTCCGTCTCCACCACCACAg GTGCGAGACGGTAGCATAGACAGTCGCGAAGGGTCCATAAGCCCGACCCGCCGCCGGAAGAAAGCGCGGCGCATGTCCGTGGAAGTCCCCGCGCCTGTACCGCAACCCACAGAAATCCATGGAAATGGAGAGGAGCCCCCTTGCAAGGAGGAGAACGCAAGAGATGGTGTTGAGGATCTCACGCTGGACGAGGAGGCCGAGGAGCCCCCAGCCGTGGCACATAACGACGTCGTACGCA ATTTTCAATGGCATATGGAAAGATCTCAGGATGAAATCATGAATTCAAGTGACAGTGTTCGAGACTCGCAAG AGCCGCACAAGGAGGGGCTGCCGTCCGCGTTGCTGTCGCTGCTGTCTGCGCAGGCGCAGCCCGGGCTGGCCGCGCTCGTGCCCGCCTGCATCCAGGTCACCAACATCCTCAAGCCCCCCATGATGCCCAAGCATCCTCTAGACTCGTTGGCCGCCATTCCCGACGACCTGAAAGCCCATCTACTGCAACAGGCCTTTTTGCAGAATAACAATGCGCCAAAACGCGAGGAGCTAGATTCTGAGGAATACGACGATACGGACGACATCGTCCTGCCTGAGGACACTGAGGCCTTCTACGACCACTCCGTGCCGGGCGACGAGCACGAAGAAAACAAAGAGGTGAAATATGCGCGCCGCGATGGTAACAGCTCGGACGACGCGAGCCGTCAGTTTGAGTGCCGGCATTGCGGTAAGAAGTATCGCTGGAAGTCGACATTGCGTCGTCATGAGAACGTAGAATGTGGGGGCAAAGCCCCGGCTCATCAGTGTCCGTATTGCTCCTACAAGGCCAAACAGAGAGGCAATCTTGGCGTTCATATTCGTAAGCACCACAACAACGAGTGGTACATCTACGCCAGTAACAAAGTCAGGCGTAACAAAAAAACTTCAATCTAG